Proteins found in one Pontibacter sp. SGAir0037 genomic segment:
- a CDS encoding tetratricopeptide repeat protein, whose protein sequence is MKQILLLSLALLLTISGFAQQSAKDMFLSGNKKFKSGKYEDAIKDYDEVLKLEPGHVVTLTNRGVAKDRLLNYRSAIEDFTKAIELDPAHAEAYFSRGLSKYNLKDYRGAILDFDKAIELDGTQAKAYNNRGLARYGIKDYAGAISDYTKAISLNTKYAEAYYNRGAPRYNLGDKANACTDWNRAKALGIKDVDHYLQSYCK, encoded by the coding sequence ATGAAGCAAATTCTACTTCTTTCCCTTGCCCTGCTGCTTACCATTTCAGGCTTTGCGCAACAATCTGCAAAAGATATGTTTTTAAGCGGCAATAAAAAGTTTAAATCCGGAAAGTACGAAGACGCTATCAAAGATTATGATGAGGTTCTAAAACTGGAACCCGGGCATGTCGTAACGCTTACAAACCGGGGCGTAGCCAAAGATCGCCTGCTTAACTACCGGAGTGCCATCGAGGATTTTACGAAAGCAATAGAATTAGATCCCGCCCACGCAGAAGCATATTTTAGCCGCGGCCTCTCAAAGTATAATTTAAAAGATTACCGGGGCGCGATCCTGGATTTTGATAAAGCTATTGAGTTGGACGGAACACAAGCGAAAGCCTACAATAACCGAGGCTTGGCCCGCTATGGTATTAAAGATTATGCAGGAGCTATCAGCGACTATACCAAGGCTATTTCGTTAAATACAAAATATGCAGAGGCTTATTATAACAGAGGTGCACCCCGTTACAACCTCGGCGACAAAGCCAATGCCTGCACCGACTGGAACAGAGCCAAAGCCCTTGGCATTAAAGACGTAGACCACTATCTGCAAAGCTATTGCAAATAA
- a CDS encoding pseudouridine synthase, with the protein MKYIVLNKPYEVLTQFTDETGRATLKDFVNIPDIYPVGRLDYDSEGLVLLTDDKALQHRLSDPKFKIEKTYWVQVDGIPSEKAMEELRRGIYIKNIKTSPAKVRLLPDEPQVWERSKPIRFRKNIPTCWVEIKISQGMNRQVRRMTAAVGYPTLRLIRPAIGPLTLAALQPGEYRELTTEEVSTLKGLTAAGTKARTFSGRKRF; encoded by the coding sequence TTGAAATACATTGTACTAAATAAACCTTACGAAGTGCTCACCCAGTTTACCGACGAAACGGGTCGTGCAACTCTCAAAGACTTTGTAAACATCCCGGACATTTACCCGGTTGGCCGCCTCGATTACGACAGTGAGGGCCTGGTATTACTTACCGACGATAAAGCCTTGCAACACCGCCTTTCCGATCCTAAATTTAAAATTGAGAAAACTTATTGGGTACAGGTAGATGGCATACCCAGCGAAAAAGCAATGGAAGAACTCAGGCGGGGGATATACATTAAAAATATTAAAACGTCTCCTGCCAAGGTCAGGCTGCTGCCTGATGAACCGCAGGTATGGGAACGGTCCAAGCCTATCCGCTTCCGCAAGAACATACCTACCTGCTGGGTAGAAATTAAAATTTCGCAAGGCATGAACCGCCAGGTACGCCGCATGACAGCTGCGGTTGGTTACCCAACACTTCGCCTTATACGCCCCGCTATTGGCCCACTTACACTCGCTGCACTACAACCAGGTGAATACAGAGAATTGACTACTGAGGAGGTGAGTACATTAAAAGGACTAACGGCGGCAGGCACGAAAGCAAGAACATTTTCAGGAAGAAAGCGATTCTGA
- the iscU gene encoding Fe-S cluster assembly scaffold IscU, protein MAYSDKVIDHYNNPRNVGTLDKSKNSVGTGLVGAPECGDVMRLQIEVDENQVITDAKFKTFGCGSAIASSSLATEWLKGKTVDEALAIDNMDIVEELALPPVKIHCSVLAEDAIKSAINDYRVKNGLPALEMPKSHH, encoded by the coding sequence ATGGCTTATTCAGATAAAGTAATTGATCATTATAACAACCCACGTAACGTTGGTACACTAGACAAATCCAAAAACAGTGTGGGTACTGGCCTTGTAGGTGCTCCTGAGTGCGGTGACGTGATGCGCCTTCAGATTGAAGTTGACGAAAACCAGGTTATCACAGATGCGAAATTTAAAACTTTCGGTTGTGGTTCTGCTATCGCATCTTCTTCGCTGGCTACTGAATGGTTAAAAGGTAAAACTGTTGACGAAGCACTGGCTATCGACAACATGGATATTGTGGAAGAACTGGCATTGCCTCCGGTAAAAATTCACTGCTCTGTACTGGCAGAAGACGCTATTAAGTCTGCTATCAACGACTACAGAGTTAAGAATGGCTTACCAGCTTTAGAAATGCCGAAGTCTCACCACTAA
- a CDS encoding VWA domain-containing protein produces MSSFRLITTYSPWLVLACLAAGLLYAWLLYSKRTPWPRSVNYGLAFLRFAVVSFLCFLLLGPLVRYISNSTQKPTIVFAVDNSQSVSLFTDSVQLKQAQTNLQNLRSKLESEGFLTNVKTLGTTAPPQNLEELQYEAEATNLSQLLSNIRNEYAQQNLAGVVLLSDGIINQGTSPTYANYNYTIYPIAVGDTVPKKDIVLASLRYNKVTYSGNRFPLEAELLHEGFGGATATVVLKENGKTLERKTISLKANQSIQQVPFQVMAGGLGKRHYEVEVVPQQGEFTTLNNTKHAYIDVVKGKIKILVAAAAPHPDIKALRAAIESNENYETELFIPGLTTLKQQDYDVAVLHQLPGRTSGGEAALNLVRQKNLPALYIVGPQSDLGGFNNLNVGIRINSPGQTDEVTSAINPNFSTFKVAEEATERLQQFPPATVPYGDYQLTPNTETVLYQQVGRVRTNKPLLTVQTVGDKRNAALLASGTWQWRLTEAANHEQAAVYDKLITNLVQLLSAPRNKKRLNVYPVQNEYTNSDEIRFEAEAYNEALEPIYGQNITLEVRNEAGEKKTFNFANGENQAGVNIGTLPGGRYTYAASARINNSLQQDKGEFIVDELQLEALNAVADHNLLYQLASNTNSRLYYPAQFGQLEAAILNADYKNVIYSSEELNDLVDMKWLFFVILFLICSEWFIRKYNGSY; encoded by the coding sequence GTGTCTTCGTTCCGACTGATAACTACCTATTCGCCCTGGTTAGTGTTGGCTTGTTTAGCGGCAGGTTTGCTCTATGCCTGGCTGCTGTACAGTAAGCGTACCCCCTGGCCCAGATCAGTTAACTACGGCCTTGCCTTTTTACGATTTGCTGTAGTCAGCTTTTTGTGCTTCCTGCTCCTGGGGCCTCTGGTTCGCTATATCTCCAACTCTACCCAAAAACCTACAATAGTATTTGCAGTAGATAACTCGCAATCTGTTTCGCTGTTTACTGATTCGGTGCAACTCAAACAGGCACAAACAAACCTTCAGAACCTACGATCAAAATTAGAAAGCGAGGGCTTTCTAACAAATGTAAAAACGCTTGGCACAACTGCGCCACCTCAAAACCTGGAAGAGCTGCAGTACGAAGCAGAGGCTACAAACCTGAGCCAGTTACTAAGCAACATTCGCAACGAGTATGCGCAACAGAACCTGGCAGGTGTTGTTTTACTTTCTGATGGTATCATTAACCAGGGCACCTCCCCCACCTATGCAAACTACAACTATACTATTTACCCAATAGCTGTCGGCGATACTGTTCCCAAAAAGGACATTGTGCTGGCATCCCTGCGCTATAACAAAGTAACCTACAGCGGCAACCGATTTCCGTTAGAGGCTGAACTGCTGCACGAAGGATTCGGCGGAGCAACAGCTACGGTGGTTCTAAAGGAAAACGGCAAAACCCTGGAGCGAAAAACAATCAGCCTCAAAGCAAACCAGTCAATCCAACAGGTGCCTTTCCAGGTGATGGCCGGTGGCCTGGGCAAACGTCATTATGAGGTAGAGGTAGTACCGCAGCAGGGAGAGTTTACTACTCTTAACAATACCAAACATGCATATATTGATGTTGTTAAAGGAAAAATAAAGATACTTGTAGCCGCCGCCGCACCTCACCCTGATATAAAAGCCCTTCGTGCAGCCATTGAGTCGAACGAGAACTACGAAACCGAACTGTTTATTCCAGGGCTTACAACTTTAAAACAGCAGGATTACGATGTGGCGGTACTCCACCAGTTACCAGGCCGCACATCCGGCGGAGAAGCTGCCCTGAACCTGGTCCGGCAAAAGAATCTGCCCGCCCTTTACATAGTAGGCCCGCAGAGTGATCTGGGTGGGTTCAATAATCTTAATGTGGGCATTCGGATTAACTCTCCCGGGCAAACGGATGAGGTTACCAGCGCTATCAATCCTAATTTCAGCACATTTAAGGTGGCAGAGGAGGCAACGGAACGCCTGCAGCAGTTTCCTCCGGCCACTGTGCCCTACGGTGATTACCAGCTAACCCCAAACACCGAAACCGTGCTATATCAGCAGGTAGGGCGTGTACGTACCAACAAACCTTTACTGACAGTACAAACGGTGGGTGACAAGCGAAACGCGGCACTGCTGGCTTCAGGCACCTGGCAATGGCGTTTAACTGAAGCCGCTAACCACGAACAAGCCGCTGTTTACGATAAGTTAATCACCAACCTGGTTCAGCTTCTGAGTGCTCCCCGTAATAAGAAACGCCTGAACGTGTACCCGGTGCAAAATGAGTACACCAACTCCGATGAGATACGCTTTGAGGCAGAGGCCTATAATGAGGCGCTGGAACCTATTTACGGGCAGAATATTACCCTTGAAGTAAGAAATGAAGCGGGTGAAAAGAAAACATTTAATTTTGCTAACGGTGAAAACCAGGCTGGCGTAAATATCGGCACTTTGCCCGGCGGGCGCTATACCTATGCAGCTTCGGCCCGCATCAACAATTCTTTACAGCAGGATAAGGGCGAATTTATAGTAGATGAACTGCAACTAGAGGCCTTAAATGCAGTAGCAGACCATAACCTGCTTTACCAGTTGGCCAGCAATACCAACTCCAGGTTATATTATCCCGCCCAGTTCGGTCAGTTGGAAGCTGCCATACTGAATGCCGACTATAAAAATGTTATCTATAGCTCTGAAGAACTTAATGATCTGGTAGACATGAAGTGGCTTTTCTTCGTGATCCTGTTTCTGATTTGTTCCGAATGGTTTATCAGGAAATACAATGGCAGTTACTAA
- a CDS encoding peptidoglycan DD-metalloendopeptidase family protein, giving the protein MMKRSIGFVVLVALWLGIIITGAQTLEFIPSSTVEENNSPQPRPAAAIVKKPAPVLYGIATDSLEIVEGVVERGETLSEILGAYNISPTVVANLVDKARNIFNVRKISADRNYTILHALDSAQTAQYFIYEPSQEEYVIYDLRGELNVLLEKRKVDTVERVISGEIRNSLYMDLVAAGGSPQLVNRFADIYAWRINLNHLQPGDKFKLIYDERVLDGNTIGFGNLKAAYFEQNGKPIYAIRFNEGNNTGYFDQDGKSLKKAFLREPLEFSRISSRYTMNRFHPVQKINKPHLGTDFAAPRGTPIRTVGDGVVLEATFTRGNGYYVKVKHNSTYTTQYLHMSKFAKGIKKGARVQQGQTIGYVGSTGLATGPHLCYRFWKNGKQVDGLKVNLPSANPVEKKYMPAFTALKEEVMQKMETIPVNTTPSDLIATDKEVTSKDA; this is encoded by the coding sequence ATGATGAAGCGTAGTATCGGCTTTGTAGTATTGGTTGCCTTGTGGTTAGGCATTATTATTACAGGCGCGCAAACACTCGAGTTTATTCCCTCCAGTACCGTAGAAGAAAATAATAGTCCTCAACCCCGTCCTGCTGCGGCTATTGTAAAGAAACCGGCTCCTGTTCTATATGGCATTGCGACCGACTCGCTCGAAATAGTGGAAGGGGTAGTGGAAAGAGGAGAGACTTTATCTGAGATTCTGGGTGCCTACAATATTTCACCAACGGTTGTGGCTAATCTGGTTGACAAGGCCAGAAATATCTTTAACGTGCGGAAAATCAGTGCCGATAGAAACTATACCATTTTACACGCGCTGGACTCTGCACAAACAGCTCAATACTTTATTTATGAACCCAGCCAGGAAGAGTATGTTATTTATGACCTGCGTGGTGAGCTGAACGTGCTCTTGGAAAAGCGCAAGGTAGATACAGTAGAAAGAGTTATTTCCGGAGAGATACGAAATTCGCTTTACATGGATTTGGTGGCGGCCGGCGGATCTCCGCAACTTGTAAACCGTTTTGCCGATATTTATGCCTGGCGTATAAACCTGAACCACCTGCAGCCCGGAGATAAGTTTAAATTAATTTATGATGAGCGCGTATTGGATGGCAACACCATTGGATTTGGGAATTTGAAAGCCGCCTATTTTGAGCAGAATGGTAAGCCGATTTATGCCATACGGTTTAACGAAGGCAACAATACAGGTTATTTCGATCAGGATGGAAAGAGCCTGAAGAAAGCCTTTCTGCGTGAGCCGCTTGAATTCAGTCGCATCAGTTCCCGCTATACCATGAACCGCTTTCACCCGGTGCAGAAAATAAACAAGCCTCACCTGGGTACCGACTTTGCCGCACCAAGAGGCACACCTATCCGGACTGTGGGAGACGGTGTGGTGTTAGAAGCTACTTTTACCCGTGGGAATGGGTATTACGTTAAAGTTAAACACAATAGTACCTATACGACCCAATACCTGCACATGTCTAAATTTGCCAAAGGCATTAAAAAAGGTGCTCGTGTGCAACAGGGCCAAACCATAGGTTATGTAGGCAGTACTGGTCTGGCTACAGGACCTCACTTGTGCTACCGGTTCTGGAAAAACGGGAAACAGGTAGACGGCCTTAAAGTAAACCTTCCTTCTGCAAATCCTGTCGAGAAAAAGTATATGCCTGCCTTTACAGCTTTAAAAGAAGAAGTAATGCAAAAAATGGAAACCATTCCGGTAAATACCACTCCATCTGATTTAATAGCAACCGATAAGGAGGTAACTTCTAAGGATGCTTAA
- a CDS encoding iron-sulfur cluster assembly accessory protein, with translation MITVSDKAKEKVIRLKQDAHLDDTFRLRASVAGGGCSGLSYKLDFDDEVKPMDQEFEDKGVKVVVDMKSFLYLAGTELDFSDGLNGKGFFFNNPNASRTCGCGDSFSV, from the coding sequence ATGATAACAGTATCAGACAAGGCAAAAGAAAAGGTTATCAGGCTAAAGCAGGATGCTCATCTGGATGACACCTTCCGCCTGCGTGCATCTGTTGCGGGCGGTGGCTGCTCAGGCCTCTCCTATAAACTGGACTTCGACGATGAGGTAAAACCCATGGATCAGGAGTTCGAAGATAAAGGGGTAAAAGTGGTTGTAGACATGAAAAGCTTCCTTTACCTGGCAGGCACTGAGCTTGACTTCTCAGACGGCTTAAACGGAAAAGGCTTCTTCTTCAACAATCCGAATGCTTCCCGTACATGCGGCTGTGGCGATAGTTTCTCCGTATAG
- a CDS encoding GNAT family N-acetyltransferase: MIAAEEIKPVFLETERLYLRELNPEMYKRLFTSCTDEEIKDYMGLSSEEALQEKKKSFYQDYSTDLFNFKSFHLLDKLDGSVIGKCGYHTWVKANRSAEIEYELFCDNDKGKGLMKEALKAILIFGFEEMNLYRIEALIASYNIPSAKLLKYYGFSEEGNLRGHYMVDGILEDSLILSLLRPEYEELRSCWCLHA; this comes from the coding sequence ATGATTGCCGCTGAAGAAATAAAACCAGTTTTCCTGGAGACTGAAAGGCTTTATCTCAGGGAACTGAATCCTGAAATGTATAAGCGCCTTTTCACATCCTGCACCGATGAAGAAATAAAAGACTATATGGGACTTTCTTCTGAAGAAGCACTGCAGGAAAAAAAGAAAAGCTTTTACCAAGACTATAGCACCGACTTATTTAATTTTAAAAGCTTTCATTTGCTGGACAAGCTCGACGGAAGCGTGATTGGTAAATGCGGCTACCATACATGGGTAAAAGCTAATCGCAGCGCTGAAATTGAATACGAGCTTTTTTGTGATAACGACAAAGGCAAAGGTTTAATGAAGGAGGCTTTAAAAGCAATTCTTATCTTTGGCTTCGAAGAGATGAACCTGTATCGTATCGAGGCACTGATAGCATCATATAACATACCTTCAGCCAAATTATTAAAGTACTACGGCTTTTCTGAAGAAGGCAATTTGCGTGGTCATTACATGGTAGATGGTATACTTGAAGATTCTTTGATTCTTTCGCTGCTTCGCCCGGAATACGAAGAATTAAGAAGTTGCTGGTGCCTTCACGCTTAA
- the fabG gene encoding 3-oxoacyl-[acyl-carrier-protein] reductase, with product MKALEGKVALVTGASKGIGRAIAQKFAEMGAQVAFTYLSSVEKGQALEQELAASGGKVKGFRSDASDNAQAEKLIEDVVAEFGKIDILVNNAGITRDGLLMRMTVDQWDAVINTNLKSVFNLTKGATKHMMRAKSGSIINITSVVGIKGNAGQANYAASKAGIIGFTKSVALELGSRNIRSNAIAPGFIETEMTGELDQKVVDEWRKAIPLKRGGTPEDVANCAVFLASDQSSYISGQVLQVDGGMLT from the coding sequence ATGAAAGCATTAGAAGGAAAAGTAGCTCTCGTTACGGGAGCATCCAAAGGCATAGGGCGTGCCATTGCTCAGAAATTTGCTGAGATGGGCGCACAGGTGGCATTCACCTATTTATCAAGTGTAGAAAAAGGGCAAGCTTTAGAGCAGGAACTGGCTGCCAGTGGCGGAAAAGTAAAAGGCTTCCGCTCAGATGCATCAGACAATGCACAGGCAGAAAAGCTTATTGAAGATGTAGTGGCTGAGTTCGGCAAAATAGACATATTGGTAAACAATGCCGGCATTACACGCGACGGACTGTTAATGCGCATGACAGTAGACCAATGGGATGCGGTGATTAACACGAACCTGAAATCTGTTTTTAACCTGACCAAAGGTGCTACCAAGCACATGATGCGTGCTAAAAGCGGATCTATCATTAACATTACCTCGGTAGTAGGCATCAAAGGTAATGCTGGACAAGCCAACTATGCTGCCTCTAAGGCAGGTATTATTGGTTTTACCAAGTCTGTTGCCCTGGAACTGGGCTCCCGAAACATCCGCAGCAATGCCATAGCACCAGGCTTTATCGAAACCGAAATGACAGGTGAACTAGATCAGAAAGTAGTAGATGAATGGCGTAAGGCTATTCCGCTGAAAAGAGGCGGAACACCTGAGGATGTAGCTAACTGTGCCGTATTCCTGGCCTCTGATCAGTCTTCTTATATTTCTGGTCAGGTACTGCAGGTAGATGGTGGAATGCTAACCTGA
- the lpdA gene encoding dihydrolipoyl dehydrogenase encodes MASKYDLVVLGSGPGGYVAAIRASQLGMKVAVVERESLGGICLNWGCIPTKALLKSATVFEYIKHASDYGITIGESSVDFGAVVKRSRGVADGMSKGIQFLFRKNKIDAIFGTGKLVAKGKLEVTNAEGKKDIVEANHIILATGARSRELPNLPIDGKKIIGYRQAMSLEKMPKSMVVVGSGAIGVEFAYFYNSMGTKVTIVEYMPNIVPVEDEEVSKQLERSFKKSGIDIMTNASVEAVDTKGDICQVKVKTAKGEVSLEAEVVLSAVGIQTNLENIGLEELGIKVDRGRVLVDDYYKTNVDGIYAIGDIVPGPALAHVASAEGIICVEAIAGHHPEPLNYGNIPGCTYCSPEIASVGLTEKAAREQGLDIKVGKFPFSASGKASAGGVKDGFVKVIFDAKYGEFLGAHLIGANVTEMIAEVVVARKLETTGHEIIKAVHPHPTMSEAVMEATAAAYGEVIHI; translated from the coding sequence ATGGCATCAAAATATGATTTAGTAGTGCTTGGTAGTGGCCCTGGAGGTTATGTAGCAGCCATTCGTGCTTCTCAACTAGGTATGAAAGTAGCCGTTGTAGAGCGCGAGTCTCTTGGCGGTATCTGCCTGAACTGGGGTTGTATTCCTACAAAAGCATTGCTGAAAAGCGCAACAGTTTTTGAATATATTAAGCATGCTTCTGACTATGGTATTACTATTGGCGAATCTTCTGTAGATTTTGGTGCCGTGGTAAAGCGTAGCCGAGGCGTTGCCGATGGTATGAGTAAAGGTATACAGTTCTTGTTCCGCAAAAACAAGATTGATGCGATTTTTGGAACAGGTAAACTGGTTGCCAAAGGCAAACTGGAAGTTACGAATGCCGAAGGAAAGAAAGATATTGTAGAGGCAAATCACATTATTCTGGCTACTGGTGCCCGTTCCCGTGAACTGCCTAACCTGCCAATCGACGGCAAAAAGATTATCGGCTACCGCCAGGCTATGTCTTTGGAGAAAATGCCAAAGTCTATGGTTGTTGTAGGTTCCGGCGCTATTGGTGTTGAGTTTGCTTACTTCTATAACAGCATGGGTACAAAAGTTACCATTGTTGAGTACATGCCAAACATCGTGCCTGTAGAAGACGAAGAAGTTTCTAAGCAACTGGAAAGATCCTTCAAAAAATCAGGTATCGACATCATGACCAACGCCTCGGTAGAAGCAGTTGATACGAAAGGCGATATCTGCCAAGTAAAAGTAAAAACAGCCAAAGGAGAGGTATCGCTTGAGGCGGAAGTTGTGCTTTCGGCAGTAGGCATTCAGACAAACCTGGAAAACATTGGTTTGGAAGAACTAGGTATAAAAGTAGATCGTGGTCGCGTTCTTGTTGACGATTACTATAAAACAAACGTAGATGGTATCTATGCGATTGGTGACATTGTTCCCGGACCTGCTCTGGCACACGTTGCTTCGGCTGAAGGTATCATTTGTGTAGAAGCTATTGCTGGCCACCATCCGGAGCCTTTGAACTACGGTAACATACCTGGCTGTACCTATTGCTCTCCTGAGATCGCATCTGTTGGCTTAACAGAGAAAGCTGCTCGTGAGCAAGGGTTGGATATCAAAGTAGGTAAATTCCCATTCTCGGCTTCTGGTAAGGCAAGTGCTGGTGGCGTGAAAGATGGCTTTGTGAAAGTGATTTTCGATGCCAAATACGGCGAGTTCCTGGGAGCTCACCTGATTGGTGCTAACGTAACAGAAATGATTGCAGAGGTTGTAGTTGCCCGTAAGTTGGAAACTACCGGTCACGAAATCATTAAAGCGGTACACCCTCACCCAACTATGAGTGAAGCCGTAATGGAAGCTACGGCTGCCGCCTACGGTGAAGTAATTCACATCTAG
- a CDS encoding ThuA domain-containing protein, giving the protein MKKILLWPCLLALLFTCCYFTENDEPVAAKEDKILVFSKTVGFRHESIPAGVAALKKLGKEHQVQVSATEDAAVFNADSLSQYKVVVFLSTTQDVLNDKQQAAFENYIRKGGGFVGIHAATDTEYNWPWYNKLVGAYFVSHPATQKAAIDVVDHTHASTKALPKRWERVDEWYNFKDMNPDVKVLAKLDEKSYKGGENGDNHPIAWYHEFDGGRAFYTGLGHTTESYSEPLFLQHIWGGIEYVMGK; this is encoded by the coding sequence ATGAAAAAGATACTATTATGGCCCTGCCTTCTGGCGCTGCTGTTTACCTGCTGCTACTTTACAGAAAATGATGAGCCGGTTGCTGCTAAAGAAGATAAGATCCTGGTTTTTTCTAAAACAGTCGGTTTCAGACATGAATCAATTCCGGCAGGTGTGGCAGCTTTAAAGAAGTTGGGGAAAGAGCACCAGGTACAGGTAAGTGCTACAGAAGATGCTGCTGTGTTTAATGCTGATTCTTTAAGCCAGTATAAAGTTGTTGTTTTTTTAAGTACAACGCAGGATGTGCTGAACGATAAGCAGCAGGCTGCCTTTGAAAACTATATCAGAAAAGGAGGTGGATTTGTGGGTATACACGCTGCAACCGATACTGAGTATAACTGGCCATGGTATAATAAATTAGTGGGAGCATATTTTGTAAGTCATCCTGCTACTCAGAAAGCCGCTATCGATGTAGTAGATCATACCCATGCTTCTACCAAAGCACTTCCTAAACGCTGGGAACGTGTTGATGAATGGTATAATTTTAAAGATATGAACCCGGATGTAAAGGTTTTGGCCAAACTGGATGAAAAATCTTATAAAGGGGGCGAAAATGGCGACAACCACCCGATTGCCTGGTATCATGAGTTTGACGGGGGCAGAGCTTTCTATACTGGTTTAGGTCACACAACTGAAAGCTACAGCGAACCACTCTTTTTGCAGCACATCTGGGGCGGAATTGAGTACGTTATGGGAAAATAA